From a single Mangifera indica cultivar Alphonso chromosome 19, CATAS_Mindica_2.1, whole genome shotgun sequence genomic region:
- the LOC123203347 gene encoding somatic embryogenesis receptor kinase 2 → MEVKVWVVCLVWLILGLHKLWLVSANVEGDALHSLRTNLKDPNNVLQSWDPTLVNPCTWFHVTCNNDNSVIRVDLGNAALSGQLVPQLGLLKNLQYLELYSNNISGPIPSDLGNLTSLVSLDLYLNSFTGAIPGTLGKLSKLRFLRLNNNSLTGPIPMSLTNISALQVLDLSNNQLSGVVPDNGSFSLFTPISFANNINLCGPVTGRPCPGSPPFSPPPPFVPSPPISSPGGNSVTGAIAGGVAAGAALLFAAPAIAFAWWRRRKPQEFFFDVPAEEDPEVHLGQLKRFSLRELQVATDSFSNKNILGRGGFGKVYKGRLADGSLVAVKRLKEERTPGGELQFQTEVEMISMAVHRNLLRLRGFCMTPTERLLVYPYMANGSVASCLRERPPSQPPLDWPTRKRIALGSARGLSYLHDHCDPKIIHRDVKAANILLDEEFEAVVGDFGLAKLMDYKDTHVTTAVRGTIGHIAPEYLSTGKSSEKTDVFGYGIMLLELITGQRAFDLARLANDDDVMLLDWVKGLLKEKKLEMLVDPDLQNKYVGSEVEQLIQVALLCTQGSPMERPKMSEVVRMLEGDGLAERWDEWQKVEVLRQEVELAPHPNSDWIVDSTENLHAVELSGPR, encoded by the exons ATGGAGGTAAAGGTTTGGGTTGTGTGTTTGGTTTGGTTGATCTTGGGGTTACATAAATTATGGCTGGTTTCTGCTAACGTGGAAG GTGATGCATTGCATAGCTTAAGGACAAACTTGAAGGATCCTAATAATGTTCTACAGAGTTGGGATCCTACTCTTGTCAATCCCTGCACCTGGTTTCATGTCACCTGCAATAATGATAATAGTGTTATAAGAGT TGATTTGGGAAATGCAGCTTTGTCAGGTCAACTAGTTCCACAGCTGGGATTGCTAAAGAATTTGCAGTACTT gGAGCTCTACAGTAATAACATTAGTGGACCCATTCCTAGTGATCTCGGAAATTTGACTAGCTTGGTGAGCTTGGATCTTTACTTGAACAGTTTCACAGGTGCCATCCCAGGGACATTGGGAAAGTTATCTAAGTTGCGATTTCT CCGGCTTAATAACAACAGCCTGACTGGTCCCATTCCAATGTCATTGACTAATATCTCAGCGCTTCAAGTTTT GGATCTGTCAAATAATCAGCTTTCTGGGGTGGTTCCAGACAATGGCTCATTCTCCTTATTTACTCCCATCAG TTTTGCTAACAACATAAATCTATGTGGTCCGGTTACTGGGCGTCCTTGCCCAGGATCTCCTCCgttttctcctcctcctccattTGTCCCATCACCACCGATTTCTTCACCGG GTGGGAATAGTGTTACTGGGGCGATTGCTGGAGGCGTTGCTGCTGGTGCTGCCTTATTGTTTGCAGCCCCTGCAATTGCATTTGCTTGGTGGCGTAGGAGAAAACCTCAAGAATTTTTCTTTGATGTTCCTG CTGAAGAGGATCCTGAAGTTCATCTGGGGCAGCTTAAAAGGTTTTCACTACGAGAATTGCAAGTTGCAACAGATAGTTTTAGCAATAAAAACATTCTGGGGAGAGGGGGATTTGGCAAGGTCTACAAAGGACGCTTGGCAGATGGTTCACTTGTCGCTGTAAAAAGATTGAAAGAAGAGCGTACACCTGGTGGAGAGCTGCAGTTTCAAACAGAGGTGGAGATGATCAGTATGGCTGTGCATCGTAATCTTCTTCGTTTGCGTGGATTTTGTATGACACCTACTGAGCGGCTACTGGTTTATCCTTATATGGCAAATGGAAGTGTTGCATCATGCTTAAGAG AACGCCCTCCATCACAACCTCCTCTTGATTGGCCAACACGGAAGCGGATTGCATTGGGATCTGCTAGGGGTCTTTCGTACTTGCATGATCATTGTGATCCAAAGATCATTCACAGGGATGTGAAAGCAGCTAATATTTTGTTGGATGAGGAGTTTGAGGCTGTTGTTGGGGACTTTGGGTTGGCTAAACTTATGGACTACAAGGATACACATGTAACTACTGCTGTCCGAGGTACCATTGGTCATATAGCTCCGGAGTACCTATCGACTGGAAAATCATCGGAGAAAACTGATGTCTTTGGATATGGGATTATGCTTTTAGAGTTAATCACTGGACAAAGAGCCTTTGATCTTGCTCGACTTGCAAATGATGACGATGTCATGTTGCTTGATTGG GTGAAAGGGCTTTTGAAGGAGAAAAAGTTAGAAATGTTGGTTGACCCTGATCTCCAGAATAAGTATGTAGGATCTGAGGTGGAGCAACTAATCCAGGTTGCACTGCTTTGTACTCAAGGCTCTCCTATGGAGCGACCAAAGATGTCAGAGGTGGTGAGAATGCTTGAAGGTGATGGGTTGGCAGAGAGGTGGGATGAGTGGCAAAAGGTGGAAGTTCTCCGGCAGGAGGTGGAACTTGCCCCACATCCTAATTCCGATTGGATCGTTGACTCGACAGAAAATCTGCATGCAGTTGAGTTATCAGGTCCAAGGTGA